The Trinickia acidisoli genome includes a window with the following:
- a CDS encoding acyl-CoA thioesterase, with the protein MNDYQGVFEMSMPIRWGDMDAFGHVNNTVYFRYMEQVRISWFESIGIMGGAEQGQGPVIVNAAMEFLRQLHYPGDVVGTMSVGKPGRSSFDTGFELRRADDPGTVYARGTARCVWIDYAAGSSVPMPERLRALLEHPHLVIAG; encoded by the coding sequence ATCAACGATTATCAGGGCGTCTTCGAAATGTCGATGCCGATCCGCTGGGGCGACATGGACGCGTTCGGCCATGTCAACAACACCGTGTACTTTCGCTACATGGAGCAGGTGCGGATCAGTTGGTTCGAATCGATCGGCATCATGGGCGGCGCCGAGCAAGGGCAGGGGCCCGTCATCGTCAACGCTGCGATGGAATTTTTGCGGCAACTGCACTATCCGGGCGACGTGGTCGGGACGATGTCGGTGGGTAAGCCGGGGCGCAGCAGCTTCGATACAGGTTTCGAACTGCGTCGCGCCGACGATCCGGGCACGGTCTATGCGCGCGGCACCGCGCGGTGCGTGTGGATCGATTACGCCGCGGGCAGCTCCGTGCCGATGCCCGAGCGTCTGCGCGCGCTGCTCGAACATCCCCATCTCGTGATTGCGGGCTGA